TCCACCCGCCCATGCCAAGCCACGCCGTCGGTACATGGATGAAAAGAATTCGGACGGTCTCGCCCATCAGGCGATCGGGAGGAACCGATGTTACTCCCCAGAACAGCGCGATTGTCGTCAGCAAAAGGCCGCCCGCAAGCAACAGCGGCGTCAGCCACTGAGCGAGAGAGAGAAACCGTTTGGGATTGGCAAAGCCGTGCATGATCGAAAGCCGTCGTCCGCGCTTTTACAGGCGCAGGCCTGACCCGCAAGTGAAGATCACGCTTATCCGCGTCCGATGAGAGCCTGCGCCAGGCGGTCGGCGACCTGATCGGGCGATTCGCCGGTCTTGTCGCTTTCCTGCCAGATTTCCTCCAGCCGTCCGGGGATCAGCGCAATACGCTTGCGCACCTCGTTGATGTCGCACGGCGCTTCCTCCTGGCGGCACAGATATTCGAGCGTCACGGAGATGATCCCGCCTGCATTGATGACATAGTCGGGTGCATAGAGAATGCCCCGCTTCGCCAGCATCGGACCGTGTTCAGGACGCTTGAGTTGGTTGTTCGCGCCGCCAGCCACGATCTTGCAATCGAGTCGGCCGATACCCTCATCATCGAGAATCGCGCCGAGGGCATTGGGGCTGAATACGTCGCACGGAACCGACATGATCGCGTCGCTCGCTACGCATTCGGCATCGAGTTCGGTCGCCAGCGCCCGGCAGCGATCTTCGTTGATATCCGAAAGGGTGAGCTTCGCGCCTTCCTTGGCCAGCAGCCTCGCGACGCCGCCACCGACACTGCCGACACCCTGGAGAGCGACATGCACGCCGTTCATGCTGTCCTTGCCAAGCTTGTGCTTCACGGCAGCCTTGATGCCGAGGAATATGCCGAGGGCGGTAAAGGGGCCGGGATCGCCGCCTGCCGCGTCTTCGCCCTCGACCGGCAGGCCCGACACGTACTGGGTACGCTGGGCGACGGCTGCCATGTCCGCTTCCGAAATACCGACGTCTTCGGCGGTCACATACTGTCCACCGAGCGCGTCAACCGCGTCAGCGAATGCAGCGAGCATTTCGGGCGTCTTGGTCTTGTCGCTATCCGCTAGAATGACGGCCTTGCCACCACCCATCGGCAGACCTGCCATGGCGTTCTTGTAGCTCATCCCGCGCGAAAGCCGCAGCGCATCGCGCATTGCCGCTTCGGGTTCCGCGTAATGCCAGAATCGGGTGCCGCCGGCGCCGGGGCCCAGGTGCGTGGAATGAAGCGCGATAATCGCAGTCAGGCCGCTCTTCCGGTCGCGAACGAGCTGCACCAGCTCGTGATCGTCAAAGTCCGTTTCGGTCCAGAATGCCGTCATCGCTATGCCCCTTGCAGGAGTTCAAGATGCTGCGCGAAGGGGAGAAAATGGGGCGATCGACGGGGTTCGAACCCGCGACCTCCGGTACCACAAACCGGCGCTCTAACCAACTGAGCTACGATCGCCACACGCCCCCGGAACGCAGCCGGGTAGGCGGCACATAATCGCGGGCGAGCGGGCGTCAACCCGCCTTCCGCAACGGCGCGTGCCTGTTGCACAATGTGCGGCCGATGGGAAGGGAAAAAAGCGCGGACAAGGCCTCTCACGCAACTATCTTACCACCCCTTGCAGCGGCCGCACTCGCGACTATCGTGCAATCCGATGATTGGACCAGGCGAATCCTCTGCGGACCTCGTGCTTTCCCGGCCG
This DNA window, taken from Qipengyuania seohaensis, encodes the following:
- a CDS encoding Leu/Phe/Val dehydrogenase, producing the protein MTAFWTETDFDDHELVQLVRDRKSGLTAIIALHSTHLGPGAGGTRFWHYAEPEAAMRDALRLSRGMSYKNAMAGLPMGGGKAVILADSDKTKTPEMLAAFADAVDALGGQYVTAEDVGISEADMAAVAQRTQYVSGLPVEGEDAAGGDPGPFTALGIFLGIKAAVKHKLGKDSMNGVHVALQGVGSVGGGVARLLAKEGAKLTLSDINEDRCRALATELDAECVASDAIMSVPCDVFSPNALGAILDDEGIGRLDCKIVAGGANNQLKRPEHGPMLAKRGILYAPDYVINAGGIISVTLEYLCRQEEAPCDINEVRKRIALIPGRLEEIWQESDKTGESPDQVADRLAQALIGRG